The Spirochaeta isovalerica genome includes a window with the following:
- a CDS encoding sensor domain-containing diguanylate cyclase, whose protein sequence is MDLGKIDAVKFISKLRQLGLFIQDVENNIAYPNYIWEEMGYEPEDMVNGGFLKYVHPDDLESVEKKLKDCLVSNDDLVRSLFRMKSRSGEWRWILSTSLGVELNDKGEIAGYIGYDHDVTEEIRAKENAEKSFREAETLRSAAEIITSHLSLEETIEAILEQADRVISFTCASVQLLKGDNLEIVGGRGFRSDVEIKGLRFSLEEDIPNSKVIKDKKPLIINDRISETYSGFRVLDDELTRSWMGLPLLFQNRITGLLAFNHREEKQFSPEDLPNAQAFAHQVAIALENARLYEEAREQAIRDDLTGCYSRGHFFECLRREIDLYERYRGNLALIIFDIDNFKSINDNFGHLTGDKILKDVVKLASSVLRDSDILCRYGGEEFTVLIPSGTIDNAYSAAERVRKIIMTQLPHPDGSRIVTVSLGCSVYSSEDEKNPDRIISRADTAMYRAKKTGRNRTCIN, encoded by the coding sequence ATGGACCTCGGGAAAATTGATGCTGTAAAATTTATTTCTAAACTGAGACAACTGGGACTGTTTATTCAGGATGTGGAAAACAATATTGCCTATCCTAATTATATCTGGGAGGAAATGGGCTATGAACCGGAAGATATGGTTAATGGCGGATTTCTCAAGTATGTTCATCCCGACGACCTTGAATCGGTAGAAAAAAAGCTGAAAGACTGTCTGGTCAGCAATGATGACCTTGTTCGGTCTCTATTCCGCATGAAAAGCAGGAGCGGAGAATGGAGATGGATTCTTTCGACGAGCCTTGGAGTCGAACTGAATGACAAAGGCGAGATAGCAGGTTATATCGGTTACGACCATGATGTAACAGAGGAGATCAGGGCTAAAGAAAATGCCGAGAAAAGCTTTCGGGAGGCTGAAACTCTCCGGTCCGCCGCTGAAATCATAACATCCCATCTCAGCCTTGAGGAAACCATTGAGGCTATTCTGGAACAGGCAGACAGGGTTATCTCCTTCACCTGTGCTTCGGTTCAGCTTCTAAAAGGTGATAATCTCGAAATCGTCGGAGGCAGGGGATTCCGGTCCGATGTAGAGATAAAAGGACTGCGTTTCTCCCTGGAAGAGGATATACCGAATTCAAAAGTCATTAAAGATAAAAAGCCTCTTATTATCAATGACCGCATAAGTGAGACATATTCCGGTTTCAGAGTTCTCGATGATGAGTTAACACGGTCATGGATGGGGCTTCCGCTTTTATTCCAAAACAGAATTACCGGTCTTCTGGCTTTTAACCACCGGGAGGAAAAGCAATTCTCCCCGGAGGATCTGCCCAATGCCCAGGCTTTTGCCCATCAGGTTGCCATTGCACTGGAGAATGCCCGTCTGTATGAAGAGGCCAGAGAACAGGCTATCAGAGACGACCTGACGGGGTGTTATTCCAGAGGACACTTTTTTGAGTGTTTGAGACGGGAAATCGACCTCTATGAACGGTACAGGGGAAATCTCGCCCTAATTATTTTCGATATTGATAATTTCAAATCGATCAATGACAATTTCGGTCACCTGACCGGGGATAAAATTCTGAAAGATGTCGTTAAGCTGGCTTCATCCGTTTTGAGAGATTCGGATATTCTCTGTCGATATGGCGGTGAGGAGTTCACCGTTCTTATCCCGTCGGGAACAATCGACAATGCCTATTCCGCGGCGGAACGGGTAAGGAAGATCATTATGACTCAACTGCCGCATCCCGACGGATCCCGTATTGTCACTGTGAGCCTGGGATGCTCGGTTTATTCTTCAGAAGATGAAAAGAATCCCGATAGAATCATATCCCGTGCAGATACGGCAATGTATCGGGCTAAGAAAACGGGTAGAAACCGTACCTGCATTAATTAA